Genomic window (Synechococcus sp. LA31):
TTCCGAAGCCGAACGGCTGAAACGTCTCGGTGTTCGCCTCCAAACCGATGAGGGCATGACCTACGCCCGCATGCTCACCAAAGACGATTACCAGATCGATTGGAATCAATCAGCCCTCGCGATCCATCGGCGGGTGATGGGGCTCTACCCAGGTGCGACCAGCAGTTGGAACGGCAAACGGCTCAAGCTGCTAAACACCGAACCGTTGGTGCGACGCCTTGCCGATCAGCTCACGCCAGAAGCGGCGCCACTGGCAAAGCGCTGGGGGTTACCTCCAGGCGCAGCGGCAATAGGCGATGCCCCGGAGCCTGGCATGGTGCTTGAGGTGGTGCCTGGGCTGGGATTGGTGGTCGCCAGCAACGGTTGCCCCCTGCTGCTGCGCGAAGCTCAGCTGGAAGGCAAAGCGGCAGCCGCCGGCACCCAACTGCTCCAACAACTGCAAGCCAAACCAGGCGATCAGCTCGGAAAGCCAGTTGATTAAGCGATCAGCAACTGATAAGCGGCATTCACCCGCCGAAATACCGCCGCGTCGCCGCCCATGTCTGGGTGATGCTGCTTCACCAGACGGCGGTGGGCCTGCTTAATCGCCTCGCGCGTCGCCCCCCAGGTCAGGCCTAACTGCCGGTAAGCCTCGGCTCGGCTGGGATCGTTCCATGCCTCTGCACCGCTGGTGTCACGCTCGGTACTGCGTCGATCAGTACTGCGTCGATCACTGCGGGTGCGGCGCTCACTTGTGCAGCGTTGACGCAGATCCGCCACCACCCGGCGCGGGTCATCGTCAAGCCATTCCCGGGCACTGACGCCGTAGAGCGCAAAGGCCGCCATCACAGCGAGCAGCTGCTTGCCTCGCAAGGCGCTCAGGGCGGCCTGCAGGTCGTGACCCAGGCCAGGGGCCAAGCGATCGAGGCGTTCCTCGAGGCTGAGCTGGGGCAGAAAACTGGCGCGATTGAGCTGATCGAGCAAGCCCTGCAGACCATGAGCGGCATCGCCAGCCCGCAGCGATGACCAACCGGGTTGCTGAGTGAGCTGCCGGGCCCACTGCTGCACCTGCTCGGGTGTGACCCAGACGGTGCGGTTGTGCGAGCGGGGATCGCGTTCCAGGCATTCATAGCGATCCAAGAGCCGCCGCAGCCGCAACACCTCCCGCTTCAGTGCAGCGTTTTCCTCCAAAAGGGCATCGACATTGCCGGTAATCGGCCGTGAGGAACGAGGACCAGCGGGCCATTGGCGCGGATCAAAGCCCATCGCTCACCGCAGTAGGCATCAACGCTGCCGCGGCCGTGCCGGCGCACTGCGGCCCTCACCTCTGGGACCACGCCCGCCGCCGCCGCGACGACCACCTCCCCCACTGCGACCGCGACCACCGCTGAGATCCAGCGGTGGGGCGGAATGAATGGTGCGCTCAAAGCCGGGGATTTCCTGACTGGGCAGGGGATTACCAATCAAGCGCTCGATGGCCCGCAGCAGCTCATGCTCCTCAGCCGCCACCAGCGACACGGCATGACCGTTACAGCCGGCACGGCCGGTACGGCCGATGCGATGCACATAATCTTCAGCCTGGTTGGGCAGATCGAGATTCACCACGTGCGGCAGCTGGTGGATATCGATCCCTCGGGCAGCGATGTCGGTGGCAACCAGCACACGCAGCTCACCACTCTTGAATCCCGCTAACGCGCGCGTACGGGCACCTTGGCTCTTGTTGCCGTGAATCGCGGCAGCCGCCATCCCTTCCTGAGTCAAGCGATCAGCGATCCGATTGGCGCCATGCTTGGTGCGGGAGAACACCAGCACCTGCTGCCAGTTGTTGCTGCGAATCAGATGGCAGAGCAAATCCGGCTTGCGCGCCATATCGCAGGGATGGAGCAGGTGCTCCACCGTGGTGGCCGTGCGGTTCTCAGGGGTGGCCTGCAGCTGCACCGGGTTGTGCAGCAAGCCGGTGGCCAACTTTTTGATTGAGGCTTCAAAAGTGGCTGAGAACAGCAGGTTTTGGCGCTTCGCCGGCAGCAACGCCAGGATTTTCTGGATGTCGCGGATGAAGCCCATATCGAGCATCCGATCGGCTTCATCGAGCACCAGGATTTCCACCCGGTTGAGCTTCACAGCGTGTTGCTGGGCCAGATCCATCAGCCGCCCTGGCGTGGCCACGAGCACATCTGCACCACCACGCAGCCGCATCATCTGCGGGTTGATTTTCACCCCGCCGAACACCACATCCGAGCGCAAATCAAGGTGGCGCGAATAGGCCGCCACGTTGTCCGCCACCTGGGCTGCCAGCTCGCGGGTAGGGGTTAGGACCAACGCCCGCACCACGTTGCTGCGGGCGTGGGGGCCGTGGCGCAGCCGCTCCAGCATCGGCAGGGTGAAGCCGGCGGTTTTGCCAGTGCCCGTTTGGGCAGCCGCCATCACGTCGCGGCCTTCAAGCACCGCCGGGATGCACTGGGCCTGAATCGGCGAGGGTTGGCTGTAACCCTTCTCGAGCACAGCCTGCACGATCGGTCGTCCTAGACCCAGATCCGTAAACGGCGAGCGAGCGAGCTCCTCCTCAGAGGGAGCTGGCAAAGACGGACCAGCGCTGCTGGCGGCGGCACCTGGGGCAAGGCGCCGGATGCGCTGCCGCGGCGAACGTCCGGCGCGCTGCTCCTGACCCGGAGCTGGGTGAGTGGAGGAGGAGATAGGGCGAGAGCTCGTTGGTTCTCACCCTACGGGCGAGCTGGTGGTGCCATTTCCGTGTAGAGGTGCCGCGCCTGCTCCAGGGTGAGCAGAAGATCGGCATCACTGAGGTCGCAGGCTTCAGGCCATTGGGCCTGCAACCAGCTCCGGAACGTCGCGATGCCGTCGTTGAAGAAGTCGTCCTGGGCGGCCAGCACCCGAAATTTGAGGAACTCCAGCAGGCGTGCCCGCAGCCTGGCTGGTTGAATCAAGCGACAGCGGCGCGGGTCAACCCACACCTCAAACGACTCTCCAGGGCTGAGCAGCCCGAGGGGAGGAGCGAGCAGTTCAAGCCACGAAGGCGGTTGGTGGTGGGCTTGCTTGGTTTCGGGGTGGGGGTAATAGATCAGTGCTTGCACCGGCGGGATGACACCGCTGGCGGGCTGGAGCTGGCATTGCCAGAACGAAAAGGTTTCAGGCGGGTGGCGATCGGTCCAAACCAGCTCCTCCACACGGTGATCGGGATCGGCTAGACGCCATTCCCCAGGGCTGAAGTCGAGATTGAGGGTGGCGAACTGGTAGGCGCTGAGATCAAGGCCACGTTTGGCGAACAGCGGCGCCTGAAGAGCAATCGTGCCTGCGGGATAAGGACTATCGCTTGCTTGGCCCGACGCAACCCCATGACCAGAAACGAGTCGTCCAATGTGAGCGGCTCTTGGCGACTGCTTTGCGTTGATCACGGCTCAGGTCCCGTGAGGCTGAAATGGGCACAGCGCTCACAGGGGCCCTCCGGTAAAACGGCACAGCGCAGCAAAGGGCTGCGGGCATTGAACCGGCAGCTGGGATCACCGATCACCCAGCCGCCCTGCCACCAACGGGCATCCGTTGGCTGCTTCTGAGCTTTCACCTGCAGAGCGATCGAGCTGAGTTCATAGCGGCCACCTCGCAGCTGATAGCGGTGGTGTCGCTGCAGCACCAAAAAACTGCGCTCCTCCACCACCAACCAACG
Coding sequences:
- a CDS encoding J domain-containing protein; protein product: MGFDPRQWPAGPRSSRPITGNVDALLEENAALKREVLRLRRLLDRYECLERDPRSHNRTVWVTPEQVQQWARQLTQQPGWSSLRAGDAAHGLQGLLDQLNRASFLPQLSLEERLDRLAPGLGHDLQAALSALRGKQLLAVMAAFALYGVSAREWLDDDPRRVVADLRQRCTSERRTRSDRRSTDRRSTERDTSGAEAWNDPSRAEAYRQLGLTWGATREAIKQAHRRLVKQHHPDMGGDAAVFRRVNAAYQLLIA
- a CDS encoding DEAD/DEAH box helicase, whose product is MLEKGYSQPSPIQAQCIPAVLEGRDVMAAAQTGTGKTAGFTLPMLERLRHGPHARSNVVRALVLTPTRELAAQVADNVAAYSRHLDLRSDVVFGGVKINPQMMRLRGGADVLVATPGRLMDLAQQHAVKLNRVEILVLDEADRMLDMGFIRDIQKILALLPAKRQNLLFSATFEASIKKLATGLLHNPVQLQATPENRTATTVEHLLHPCDMARKPDLLCHLIRSNNWQQVLVFSRTKHGANRIADRLTQEGMAAAAIHGNKSQGARTRALAGFKSGELRVLVATDIAARGIDIHQLPHVVNLDLPNQAEDYVHRIGRTGRAGCNGHAVSLVAAEEHELLRAIERLIGNPLPSQEIPGFERTIHSAPPLDLSGGRGRSGGGGRRGGGGRGPRGEGRSAPARPRQR
- a CDS encoding DUF6464 family protein; translation: MHVELRQAGTNRLLERLELEDIPQPGRWLVVEERSFLVLQRHHRYQLRGGRYELSSIALQVKAQKQPTDARWWQGGWVIGDPSCRFNARSPLLRCAVLPEGPCERCAHFSLTGPEP